The Thermoplasma acidophilum DSM 1728 genome includes a window with the following:
- a CDS encoding type II toxin-antitoxin system VapC family toxin, with product MKSNFAIVDTNVIIYAMKSRVRLDELVLSLSGIARIAIPECVIYELRKLSAADINARIGLQYAMQHQVLKSEGHGDECILKAAIKYGCPVITNDREFIEVLKRNHVVVATLSGRKLVRMN from the coding sequence AACTTTGCCATAGTGGACACAAACGTCATAATATACGCAATGAAGAGCAGGGTCAGGCTGGACGAACTTGTGCTGAGTCTGAGCGGCATAGCCCGGATAGCCATACCGGAATGCGTCATATACGAGCTAAGAAAGCTTTCTGCCGCTGATATCAATGCAAGGATTGGGCTTCAATACGCCATGCAGCATCAGGTGCTGAAGAGCGAGGGACATGGCGATGAATGCATACTTAAGGCAGCGATTAAATATGGCTGTCCGGTCATAACGAACGACAGGGAATTCATAGAGGTTTTGAAGAGAAACCATGTGGTTGTAGCGACTTTATCAGGAAGAAAACTGGTCAGGATGAACTGA